The proteins below come from a single Takifugu flavidus isolate HTHZ2018 chromosome 6, ASM371156v2, whole genome shotgun sequence genomic window:
- the LOC130527890 gene encoding CD209 antigen-like isoform X1, giving the protein MAMVFYVKDEKNSTTKEDSCDSLIKFGADSKVINVAGDGKVKKSSSRCAVLFFCLLFLLLLLLFIGLLIRFETLSSIFNSGKANREVEMTLLQTSYNMTKERDQIQTSYTHAIAEKYQLRDNLTKQTGKLQTSYNNLMKEKEQLQTSYNNLITERDQLQKRNNKLTKDNDHLQTSYNHLNTSQNWLENLTKQRDQLQTGYNNVTKELDQLQSSYIRLVKEKDQIQTSYDNLVKEKDQIQTSHNSLKQERDQLQTSHNDLIRERHQLEGNLTRQIYQLQTSYDKLVKENDQIQTSYDNLAEEKDQIQTGHKSLKQERDQLQTSHNDLIRERHQLEGNLTRQIYQLQTSHNDLIRERHQLEGNLTRQIYQLQTSYDKLVKEKDQIQTSYDNLAEEKDQIQTNYFQRTQEKNQLQQQVKELSTAAQEVQKKLQDSIASLERLTEERANLKRSLNNPGWVYFSGSLYQVSSTKKTWDQSRSDCRQKGADLLIINSEEEQAFANRFQKYMWIGLTDVTNEGSWKWVDGTAMSTSYWSSKEPNGGKDENCGDIKNFNAEKSWNDESCSLSLFWICEKKLFQ; this is encoded by the exons ATGGCGATGGTTTTCTATGTTAAGGATGAAAAAAATTCCACGACAAAGGAAGACTCCTGTGACTCTCTGATCAAATTTGGTGCAGACAGTAAAGTCATCAATGTAGCAG GTGATGGAAAAGTAAAGAAATCTTCTTCCAGAtgtgctgtgttgtttttctgcctgctcttcctcctcctcctcctcctttttattGGACTTTTGATTCGGTTTGAAACTCTGAGTTCCATCT TTAACAGCGGCAAAGCTAACAGAGAAGTGGAGATGACCCTGTTACAGACCAGCTACAACATGACTAAAGAGAGAGACCAGATACAGACCAGTTATACACATGCCATCGCAGAGAAATACCAGTTAAGGGATAACCTGACGAAGCAGACGGGGAAGTTACAGACTAGTTACAACAATTTGATGAAGGaaaaggagcagctgcagaccaGTTACAACAACCTCATTACAGAGAGAGACCAGTTACAAAAGAGGAACAACAAACTGACTAAAGACAATGACCACCTGCAGACCAGTTACAACCACCTTAACACCAGCCAGAACTGGTTAGAAAACCTGACTAAACAAAGAGACCAGTTGCAGACTGGTTACAACAATGTCACCAAAGAACTGGACCAACTGCAATCAAGTTACATAAGGCTGGTTAAAGAAAAGGATCAAATACAGACCAGTTATGATAACCTGGTTAAAGAAAAGGATCAAATACAGACCAGTCACAACAGCCTGAAGCAGGAGAGAGACCAGTTACAGACCAGTCACAATGACCTCATCAGGGAAAGACACCAGTTAGAAGGTAACCTGACGAGACAGATCTACCAGTTACAGACTAGTTATGATAAACTGGTTAAGGAAAATGATCAAATACAGACCAGTTATGATAACCTGGCTGAAGAAAAGGATCAAATACAGACCGGTCACAAGAGCCTGAAGCAGGAGAGAGACCAGTTACAGACCAGTCACAATGACCTCATCAGGGAAAGACACCAGTTAGAAGGTAACCTGACGAGACAGATCTACCAGTTACAGACCAGTCACAATGACCTCATCAGGGAAAGACACCAGTTAGAAGGTAACCTGACGAGACAGATCTACCAGTTACAGACCAGTTATGATAAACTGGTTAAAGAAAAGGATCAAATACAGACCAGTTATGATAACCTGGCTGaagaaaaagatcaaatacaGACTAATTACTTTCAACGTACCCAAGAGAAGAACCAGTTGCAACAGCAAGTGAAAGAGCTGAGCACAGCCGCACAGGAAGTCCAGAAAAAGCTTCAGG attcaATTGCCAGTCTGGAAAGATTGACTGAGGAGAGAGCTAACCTGAAGAGATCTCTGAATAATCCTG GATGGGTGTATTTCAGCGGAAGTCTCTACCAAGTTTCCTCCACCAAGAAAACCTGGGATCAGAGCAGAAGCGACTGTCGTCAGAAAGGTGCAGACCTGCTGATCATCAACAGCGAAGAAGAGCAG GCTTTTGCCAACCGATTCCAGAAGTACATGTGGATCGGCTTGACCGACGTGACCAACGAGGGGTCGTGGAAATGGGTGGACGGGACGGCGATGTCTACAAG TTACTGGAGTTCAAAGGAGCCGAACGGCGGGAAAGACGAAAACTGTGGTGATATAAAGAACTTCAATGCAGAAAAGAGCTGGAACGATGAATCCTGCTCCCTTTCCCTCTTCTGGATCTGTGAAAAGAAGCTTTTTCAGTGA
- the LOC130527890 gene encoding CD209 antigen-like isoform X2, which produces MAMVFYVKDEKNSTTKEDSCDSLIKFGADSKVINVAGDGKVKKSSSRCAVLFFCLLFLLLLLLFIGLLIRFETLSSIFNSGKANREVEMTLLQTSYNMTKERDQIQTSYTHAIAEKYQLRDNLTKQTGKLQTSYNNLMKEKEQLQTSYNNLITERDQLQKRNNKLTKDNDHLQTSYNHLNTSQNWLENLTKQRDQLQTGYNNVTKELDQLQSSYIRLVKEKDQIQTSYDNLVKEKDQIQTSHNSLKQERDQLQTSHNDLIRERHQLEGNLTRQIYQLQTSYDKLVKENDQIQTSYDNLAEEKDQIQTGHKSLKQERDQLQTSHNDLIRERHQLEGNLTRQIYQLQTSHNDLIRERHQLEGNLTRQIYQLQTSYDKLVKEKDQIQTSYDNLAEEKDQIQTNYFQRTQEKNQLQQQVKELSTAAQEVQKKLQDSIASLERLTEERANLKRSLNNPGWVYFSGSLYQVSSTKKTWDQSRSDCRQKGADLLIINSEEEQAFANRFQKYMWIGLTDVTNEGSWKWVDGTAMSTSYWSSKEPNGGKGENCGDIKNFNAEKSWNDESCSLSLFWICEKKLFQ; this is translated from the exons ATGGCGATGGTTTTCTATGTTAAGGATGAAAAAAATTCCACGACAAAGGAAGACTCCTGTGACTCTCTGATCAAATTTGGTGCAGACAGTAAAGTCATCAATGTAGCAG GTGATGGAAAAGTAAAGAAATCTTCTTCCAGAtgtgctgtgttgtttttctgcctgctcttcctcctcctcctcctcctttttattGGACTTTTGATTCGGTTTGAAACTCTGAGTTCCATCT TTAACAGCGGCAAAGCTAACAGAGAAGTGGAGATGACCCTGTTACAGACCAGCTACAACATGACTAAAGAGAGAGACCAGATACAGACCAGTTATACACATGCCATCGCAGAGAAATACCAGTTAAGGGATAACCTGACGAAGCAGACGGGGAAGTTACAGACTAGTTACAACAATTTGATGAAGGaaaaggagcagctgcagaccaGTTACAACAACCTCATTACAGAGAGAGACCAGTTACAAAAGAGGAACAACAAACTGACTAAAGACAATGACCACCTGCAGACCAGTTACAACCACCTTAACACCAGCCAGAACTGGTTAGAAAACCTGACTAAACAAAGAGACCAGTTGCAGACTGGTTACAACAATGTCACCAAAGAACTGGACCAACTGCAATCAAGTTACATAAGGCTGGTTAAAGAAAAGGATCAAATACAGACCAGTTATGATAACCTGGTTAAAGAAAAGGATCAAATACAGACCAGTCACAACAGCCTGAAGCAGGAGAGAGACCAGTTACAGACCAGTCACAATGACCTCATCAGGGAAAGACACCAGTTAGAAGGTAACCTGACGAGACAGATCTACCAGTTACAGACTAGTTATGATAAACTGGTTAAGGAAAATGATCAAATACAGACCAGTTATGATAACCTGGCTGAAGAAAAGGATCAAATACAGACCGGTCACAAGAGCCTGAAGCAGGAGAGAGACCAGTTACAGACCAGTCACAATGACCTCATCAGGGAAAGACACCAGTTAGAAGGTAACCTGACGAGACAGATCTACCAGTTACAGACCAGTCACAATGACCTCATCAGGGAAAGACACCAGTTAGAAGGTAACCTGACGAGACAGATCTACCAGTTACAGACCAGTTATGATAAACTGGTTAAAGAAAAGGATCAAATACAGACCAGTTATGATAACCTGGCTGaagaaaaagatcaaatacaGACTAATTACTTTCAACGTACCCAAGAGAAGAACCAGTTGCAACAGCAAGTGAAAGAGCTGAGCACAGCCGCACAGGAAGTCCAGAAAAAGCTTCAGG attcaATTGCCAGTCTGGAAAGATTGACTGAGGAGAGAGCTAACCTGAAGAGATCTCTGAATAATCCTG GATGGGTGTATTTCAGCGGAAGTCTCTACCAAGTTTCCTCCACCAAGAAAACCTGGGATCAGAGCAGAAGCGACTGTCGTCAGAAAGGTGCAGACCTGCTGATCATCAACAGCGAAGAAGAGCAG GCTTTTGCCAACCGGTTCCAGAAGTACATGTGGATCGGCTTGACCGACGTGACCAACGAGGGGTCGTGGAAATGGGTGGACGGGACGGCGATGTCTACAAG TTACTGGAGTTCAAAGGAGCCGAACGGCGGGAAAGGCGAAAATTGTGGTGATATAAAGAACTTCAATGCAGAAAAGAGCTGGAACGATGAATCCTGCTCCCTTTCCCTCTTCTGGATCTGTGAAAAGAAGCTTTTTCAGTGA